In Rhinatrema bivittatum chromosome 11, aRhiBiv1.1, whole genome shotgun sequence, a single window of DNA contains:
- the LOC115073074 gene encoding epidermal differentiation-specific protein-like: protein MNRIIVFSKPNFQGESRQFSTHVEDLLKTDFGSIIGSAKVCGQPWMAYEEPYMMLFVKVLEEGEYPNLSQMKIKSIRIIPDDLENPSLTLFENTNFQGKRVVLTNETILAHVGFDNKTSSHYVSRGAWLLYMNADMKGRVLLARSGEINCDYKSCDFNETLSLVVPLKPGKPALSLP from the coding sequence ATGAACAGAATCATTGTATTCAGTAAGCCTAACTTCCAGGGCGAGAGTCGGCAATTCAGCACTCATGTTGAAGATCTCTTAAAAACAGATTTTGGCAGTATCATAGGCTCCGCCAAGGTGTGTGGGCAGCCATGGATGGCCTATGAGGAGCCCTACATGATGTTGTTCGTCAAGGTCTTGGAGGAAGGGGAGTACCCCAACCTGAGCCAAATGAAAATCAAGTCCATCCGTATCATCCCGGATGACTTGGAGAACCCGTCTCTTACACTCTTTGAGAATACTAACTTTCAAGGAAAGAGAGTTGTACTCACCAACGAAACCATACTGGCTCATGTGGGCTTCGATAATAAGACATCCTCTCACTATGTCTCAAGAGGAGCCTGGCTCCTGTACATGAATGCAGACATGAAAGGGAGGGTCCTTCTGGCAAGGTCAGGGGAGATTAATTGTGACTACAAAAGCTGCGATTTCAATGAAACTCTTTCCCTTGTAGTTCCTCTGAAGCCGGGCAAACCAGCGCTCTCACTGCCCTGA